The sequence below is a genomic window from Bos taurus isolate L1 Dominette 01449 registration number 42190680 breed Hereford chromosome 7, ARS-UCD2.0, whole genome shotgun sequence.
gaaaagccactgcaatgagaagcatgATCAGCACAAGGAAAAGTAGcctccactcaccgcaactagagaaagcccacacagcaacaaagacccggcacagccaaaaaataaaataggtggAAACAGAATGTGGTGATGACTGCCCAGCAGTGTGAATGTTAATATGACACAAAATGGCACACCTTAAACACATTACAATTGCAATtcttatgttttacattttaccacaattttaaaaagcaaaatgagaaaacagtaggcatattatttcatttatagaaCTTCAGTACCAACTTTTCCAACTGAAGGTAATATGACACCATGGAAATAGCAACTAAAAATAGACCCTCAGTTAACAACAGACCGAGAGAAGGACAGTTGTCTTGGTTTCTGGGAATCCCTCTAGGTATGATGCCTCCATCTGATGCAGCCGTATGAATCCATGAGGGGAATCAGCTGTAGCACAAAGCCTCTCCATGGAGGAATGAATGAATCTCTACTCTCTCGTGCCTGCACATTTTCTGCCTCTGAAATTCCTATACTGAGGATAACTATCTTTACCATTTGAACATATTAGAGCAAGgatgtatgtgctgtgtgctaagtcacttcagtcatgtccaactctgcgaccctatggactgtagcctgccattaGAAAGTCTTCCTCACTAATCAAGTTCAAATACCTCacaatcttttcaaatgactgaGATAAGCTAATCATGGCAACTTTACAGATGATGAAGCTGAATATTGTGGATGCAAATATCCGCTTACACATGTCCCATTTACCAGTGAACAACCCCAGGAACTCCTGAAGTGGGGTGTGAAAGATCAGCCAGCATGTGTCACAATAGCCTTAACTCTAGAGTTCAGTTCATATGGTGTTATCCAGGGAATCAGGCAGACTCTATCTTTGTATGACCACAAACTTGTTTAAATCCTTTCCTTCACCTTCTCTGATACCCTTTATGCTGAGAACATTCCCCAGCAAAATTACTATACACAAACCTCTGCCTCAGACTCAGCTTCTCTTGGCCCTAACCAAAAACCTTATCTTAGAGAACTGAAATTTTGTGTCAAACATCACAGAGCTAGACAAAGCataagttggtttttttttttttttttttttggctcctttatctttatttttttttttcctctaattttattttatttttaaactttacataattgtattagttttgccaaatatcaaaatgaatccgccacaggtatacatgtgttccccatcccgaaccctcctccctcctccctccccataccatccctctgggccgtcccagtgcaccagccccaagcatccagcatcatgctcaggccctatcagcctgaaggtgcccgatctcgtctgatctcggaagcatAAGTTGGTTTTAAATCTTAAGTTAAAATGCACTTAGCCATCATGTTATATATTCATTTAAGAACCTGGTGATGAAAGAGTCAGGCATTCTAGCTCATCAGTAATCTTCTAATTTGGCCTTATTCTAGTAGCCTTATCTCAAGTTCAATGACACATCACAGAAAAGAAGCTACACTACCAATGAGTTTCCTCAAAGCTCCTTTCATGTCTCTGTTTCTCAGGCTATAGATGAAGGGGTTCATCATGGGAgtgaccacagtgtacatcaATGAAGTCACTGCAGTTTTCCCAGAGAACTCAGAAATGGCAGAACAAATATACAGTCCAAAACCTGTTCCATAGAACAAGGAAACAACTGAGAGGTGAGACCCACAGGTAGAAAAAGCTTTATACTTTCTGCTTGATGATGGCATTCtcaaaatagaggaaacaatttGAGTATAAGAGAAAAGGAGTCCAGAAAGAGGAATGCCACCTAATATGCTAACTGCAAAATACAAGACAATATTATTAATGAGGGTGTCAGAGCAGGCAAGCTTGATGACCTGAACAGCTtcacagaagaagagagagatttCCAAGTCGGTGCAGAAGGACAGTCGCAACACCAACAGACTGTGGAGCAGGGCGTCCACGATGCTGACAGATAATGAGATGAGAatcagcacagcacacaggtgGGGGGTCATTATGACAGTGTATCTCAGGGGGTGACaaatggccacatagcggtcataggccattgcTCCAAGGAGAAAATTTTCACAACTAACAAAAATCAGGGCAAAGCAGATCTGGGTGAGACAGCCTGTGTAAGTGATGCTCTGATTCTGTGTTTGGACATTCACTAGAATCTTTGGGATCATGGTTGTGCTTAAACAGATATCAGTAAAGGACagattggagaggaagaagtacatgggggtgtggaggtgggagtcaGAGATGACAgccaggatgatgagcaggtttCCCAGGACAGTGACCAGGTACATGGACAGGAACAGGCTGAAGAAAATGGTCTTCAGTTCTGGGTCCTCTGTCAGTCTCATGAGAAGGAATTCTGAAACATCTGTGTGATTTCTGGATTCCATGTTGTTGATGATCTGATGAAAAAGATGTGGTTAAAAAAGACATGGAAACCTGTGGTCCCTAGATGAGCATCAGGAGTATCACAAGAGATCCACACCATCTTGGAAAGGGAAGGAGATTAATGAAGGGAGGGGAAAAGTAATGCCTTCTGCATGCATATTTTTCTGTCCTTAAAATACCCAAAGTTGGTATTTCAGAGCATGAGCAATTAATGCTAGAAAGGATAAAGACATGGTTCTTTTATAAACTATCTGTACTGTTCTGATTATTTGAAacattaggggacttccctgatggtccagtagctaagacacTGTGTTCCCAATGTagagagcctgggtttgatctctggtcagggaactagatcccatatgccataactaagacctggtgcagccaaatcaaaaaaattagtaattttaTAAAGAGAAACAGATGAGGGAGGCCACTGAAAATTTTGTCTGGATCCCCAGTGACCTCAGGGccagggaaaagaaataatacatagaTATGTCAAGAAccaaaaatggaaagataagaTGAAGCTTATCAAGTTTTCTCCCCTCCCCTACAATGACAGATGCACAAAGAAATATTGGACAATTCTTTAAAAGTCACCCTGTATCTGAACAGGAAGATTTCTAATCAGAAAGAAGTACAAGGTCATATAGAGAGTTTCATATTAGTAAATTAAATATGCTTACAAATATTggtgtaaaatataatttaaaaaaggtAAAGATGTCATGTTAGGCAGAGAGACTGGGTTCTAATCATCTGATGTATATACTGTTTTCACAGCTTCCCCTATATGAACCTGTACCAAGACACCAAATATTCACTAAAGGAATTTAGGCCACCTTGCTGGTATCACAGTGGAAAGATGCTTGACATCTCTGATGTACCATACAGAACAGCTGTCCTTAGGAAGAACAGAAGGTCTGAGTGAGTCACCAGCTCCTGGGCAGGAGGGATCATTTATGGGAAGAGTCTCAGGTGTGCTACTACTTTCCTAGAAAAGGTATAGTTGATTGAGGTAGTCACAGGCAGATCACAGTCTTGAACCCTGGAGATTTCAATTTCCAAAGCTCCTCATTAACCAGACGATTCATTGTCACTGTGATCCCAGGAAAGTGCAAATCCTTAAGATCAAGACTCTACGTGGGAGAAATTAAAGATGGTtgcttttctga
It includes:
- the OR7G47 gene encoding olfactory receptor family 7 subfamily G member 47 translates to MESRNHTDVSEFLLMRLTEDPELKTIFFSLFLSMYLVTVLGNLLIILAVISDSHLHTPMYFFLSNLSFTDICLSTTMIPKILVNVQTQNQSITYTGCLTQICFALIFVSCENFLLGAMAYDRYVAICHPLRYTVIMTPHLCAVLILISLSVSIVDALLHSLLVLRLSFCTDLEISLFFCEAVQVIKLACSDTLINNIVLYFAVSILGGIPLSGLLFSYTQIVSSILRMPSSSRKYKAFSTCGSHLSVVSLFYGTGFGLYICSAISEFSGKTAVTSLMYTVVTPMMNPFIYSLRNRDMKGALRKLIGSVASFL